The genomic region TCGCGGAGCTCGTGCAGGACCGAGGGGACGGTCGCGCAGATGGCGATGCCGTCGATGCCGTCGCCCAGTTCGTCGCCGAGCAGCGGGTGCATGCCCATCAGGCCCTGGAGGAGGACCGCCAGCTCGTCGGCGGTGCGGCGCGCGTCCGTGGAGATGCGCCAGTGTTCGACGATGTCCTCGCCGTCGAACAGGCCCAGGACGGTGTGGGTGTTGCCTACGTCGATGGTCAGCAGCATGGCCCGTACCCGCTCCCCTACTCCGCCGGCCGCAGGTCCAGGCCGATGTCCAGGATCGGCGAGGAGTGGGTGAGGGCTCCGACGGCCAGGTAGTCGACGCCCGTGTCCGCGTACGCCTTGGCGTTGTCGAGGGTCAGGCGGCCCGAGGCCTCCAGGGCGGCGCGGCCCTGGACGAGGGCGACCGCCTCCTCGCACTCGCCCGGCGTGAAGTTGTCCAGGAGGATCAGGTCGGCGCCGGCGTCCAGGACCTCGCGGAGCTGGTGCAGGGTGTCGACCTCGACCTCGATGGGCACGTCGGGGAAGCGATCCCGTACGGCCGTGAAGGCCTGGGCGACGCCGCCCGCGGCGACCACGTGGTTGTCCTTGACGAGGGCCGCGTCCGAGAGGGACATCCGGTGGTTGACGCCGCCGCCGCAGCGGACCGCGTACTTCTCGAGGCTGCGCAGGCCGGGGGTCGTCTTGCGGGTGTCGCGGACCCTGGCCTTCGTGCCGTCCAGGACGTCCGCCCACGCCCGCGTGGCCGTCGCGATGCCCGACAGGCGGCACAGGATGTTCAGCGCGCTGCGCTCGGCCGTGAGGAGGTCGCGGGTGCGGGTGGTGACCGAGAGGAGCTTCTGGCCCGCCTCGACGCGGTCGCCGTCCTCCGCGTGGCGCTCGATCTCGAGTTCCTCCTCGCAGACGACCGAGATGACCGCTTCGGCGACGCGGAGGCCGGCCACGACGCCCGCCTCGCGTGCGGTGAAGTCTGCGGTGGACACCGCGTCCTCGGGGATCGTCGCCACCGTCGTCACGTCCACGCCGTGGGCCAGGTCCTCCTGGAGGGCCACGTTGGCGATGTCCTCGACCTCGACGGGGTCGAGGCCGGCGTCGGCCAGGAGCTGGGCGAGTGCGGGGTCCAGGCCGCACTCCAGGTACGCCTCGTCGTCCGCGCCGCAGGCGCAGCCGTCGCCGCAGCCTCCGGACGAGGCGAGGGGAAGGTCGGGGGTGCTCACGTCGGTCACTGCTCCTGGGGGGCCTTGGGCGGGAGGGTCGTAGGGAAGTGTGTGGTGTCCGTGGTGTGCACGGCCAGCGTGCGGTCCGGGTTCAGGCGTACGACGATGTGGCGCCGCCAGGTGGTGTCGTCGCGCTCGGGGCGGTCCTCGCGCCAGTGGCAGCCCCGGGTCTCCTCGCGCAGCCGGGCCGCGGTGACCAGGACGCGGGCCACGCACAGCAGGTTGGTGGCCTCCCAGGTGTCGACGCCGGCCTCGGCCGTCTTGCCGTTCTCGGCGAGGGCGTCGCGGGCGTCGGTGTGCAGCTGCTGGAGCTGGTCGGCGGCCTTGGCGAGGGACTCCGCCGAGCGCAGGACACCGGCCCCGTTCGTCATGATCCGCTGGATCGTGAAGCGGGCCTCCGGGGTGAGCAGGGGGTGCTCGGGGGTCTCCGGGTAGGGCAGGGGCTGCGGCACGCGCGCGTGGAGGCCGGTCTCCGCGTGGCTCGCGGCGATGTCGGCCGCGATGCGCTCGGCGTAGACCAGGCCTTCGAGGAGGGAGTTGGAGGCCAGGCGGTTGGCGCCGTGCACGCCGGTGCAGGCGACCTCGCCGCACGCGTACAGGCCGGGGACGGTCGTACGGCCCCGGGAGTCGGTGCGGACGCCGCCGGAGGCGTAGTGGGCGGCCGGGGCGACCGGGATGGGCTCGGTGACCGGGTCGATGCCGTGGGCGCGGCAGGCGGCGAGGATCGTCGGGAAGCGGTGCTCCCACATGTCGGCGCCGAAGTGCCGGGCGTCGAGGAACATGTGCTCGGCGTCCTGCTCCTGCATGCGGCGCGTGATGCCCTTGGCGACGATGTCGCGGGGCGCGAGCTCGGCCAGTTCGTGCCGGCCGAGCATGAAGCGCACGCCGTCGGCGTCGACCAGGTGGGCGCCCTCGCCGCGCACCGCCTCGGAGACCAGGGGCTGCTGGCCCTCCGCGTCGGGGCCCAGGAAGAGGACCGTGGGGTGGAACTGGACGAACTCCAGGTCGCTCACCTCGGCGCCCGCGCGCAGCGCCAGGGCGACGCCGTCGCCCGTGGAGACGGACGGGTTGGTCGTCGCCGAGAAGACCTGGCCCATGCCGCCGGTCGCCAGGACGACCGCCGGGGCGTGGACCGCGCCCACGCCGTCGTGCTGTCCCTCGCCCATGACGTGCAGGGTGACGCCTGCCGTGCGGCCCTCGGCGTCCGTGAGGAGGTCCAGGACGAGCGCGTTCTCGACGGTGCGCAGACCACGCGCGCGTACCGCCTCGACCAGGGCCCTGGAGATCTCGGCACCGGTGGCGTCGCCGCCGGCGTGGGCGATGCGGCGGCGGTGGTGGCCGCCCTCGCGGGTGAGTTCCAGGCCGCCCTCGGAGGACTCGTCGAACTGGGCGCCGGTCTCGATGAGGCGGCGTACGGCGTCGGGGCCCTCGGTGACGAGGATGCGGACCGCTTCCTCGTCGCACAGGCCCGCGCCGGCGACCAGGGTGTCGTCCAGGTGCTGGTCGGGGGTGTCGCCCTCGCCGAGGGCCGCGGCGATGCCGCCCTGGGCCCAGCGGGTGGAGCCGTCGTCCAGGCGGGCCTTGGTGACGACCACGGTGGTGAGGCCGGCCGCCTCGCAGCGCAGGGCGGCCGTGAGGCCGGCGACGCCGGAGCCGACGACGACCACGTCCGCGGAGATGGACCACCCGGGGGCGGGCGCGTGCAGGCGTATGCCTGTGCTGGTCACGAGGCGGCTCCGAAGGTGAGGGGAATGTTGTCGATCAGCCGGGTCGTCCCGACCCGGGCGGCGACGGCGAGGACCGCCTCGCCGGTGAAGTCGTCCCCGATCTCGGTGAAGTCGGACGGGTCGACCAGGGCGAGGTAGTCCAGCACGAGCGGCGGATCGAGGCGGGCGGCCTCGTCGAGGACCTGGCGGGCGGCCGCGCGGACGCCGGCCGGGCCGCCCGGGACGGCCGTCGCGACGGCGTGCGCGTCCGCCGCCGCGCGGGACTCCCCTATGGCGCTGAGCGCCTCCGCACGCGCGCGTGTGGCGGGCACCTCGCGGGCCCGGGCGCGCAGCGCCTCCTGCGCGGCGTGCCGGTCCTGGCCCGCGAACAGGGCACTGGACAGCGCGAGGGCGGTGCGCCGCTCGGCGGGCGAGAGGTAGCGGTTGCGGCTGGACAGGGCCAGGCCGTCCTCCTCGCGCACGGTGGGGACGCCGACGATCTCCACGCCGAAGTTCAGGTCCCGCACCATGCGGCGGATCAGGGCGAGCTGCTGGGCGTCCTTCTGGCCGTACAGGGCGACGTCGGGGCGGGTCAGGTGCAGCAGCTTGGCGACGACCGTGAGCATGCCGTCGAAGTGGCCCGGGCGGGAGGCGCCCTCCAGCCGCTCGCCCATGGGGCCCGCCGTGATGCGGACCTGGGGCTCGCCGCCGGGGTAGACCTCGTCGACGGCCGGGGCGAACACGACGTCCGCGCCGGACTCCCCGGCCAGCTTCACATCGGCGTCCAGGGTGCGCGGGTAGCGGTCGAGGTCCTCGCCCGCGCCGAACTGGAGCGGATTGACGAAGACGGTGACGACGACCTCGCCGTCGGGCCCGGCGAGGGCACGCGCGGTGCGGATCAGCGTGGCGTGGCCCTCGTGCAGCGCGCCCATGGTCATCACCACGGCGCGGCGGCCCGCACGCGCGCGTGCGTGCAGTTCACCGGCCGTGCTGAGCAGGGTGGTGGTCATCGGGCGTCCCCTTCGGTGCCGTCGGTCCCGTGGGCGAGTACCCCGAGGAGGTCCTCGGCGAGCTCCGGCTTCAGCAGGCCGTGGGCCAGGGCCCGGTCGGCGGTCGCGCGGGCCATCGCCAGGTAGCCGTCGACGGCCTGCGGGGCGTGCCGGCGCAGCTCGGTGACGTGCGCGGCGACCGTGCCCGCGTCCCCGCGCGCGACAGGGCCCGTGAGGGCCGCGTCGCCGGAGCGCAGGGCGTTGTCCAGGGCCGCGCCGAGCAGCGGGCCGAGCATCCGGTCGGGGGCCGCGACACCGGCCGAGCGCAGCAGCTCCAGGGACTGGGCGACCAGGGTGACCAGGTGGTTGGCGCCGAGCGCCAGGGCCGCGTGGTAGAGCGGCCGGTTCTCCTCGGCGATCCACTCCGGCTCGCCGCCCATCTCGATGACCAGGGCCTCCGCGGCCAGCCGCAGCTCCTCGGGCGCGGTGACGCCGAAGGAGCAGCCGGCCAGTCGCTGGACGTCCACGGGCGTGCCGGTGAAGGTCATCGCGGGGTGCAGGGCCAGCGGCAGGGCGCCCGCGCGCAGGGCGGGGTCGAGCACCCGCGCGCCGTACCGCCCGGAGGTGTGCACGAGCAGTTGTCCCGGCCGTACGGACCCGGTGTCGGCGAGGCCCGCGACCAGTTCGGGCAGGGCGTCGTCGGGAACCGTCAGCAGGACCAGCTCGGCCCGCTGGAGGACCTCGGCGGGCGGCATCACCGGCACGTCGGGCAGCAGTTGCGCGGCGCGGCGCCGGGAGACGTCGGAGACCGCGGAGACGGCGACCGGGCGATGCCCGGCGAGCTGGAGGGACGCGGCCAGTGCGGGTCCCACGCGGCCGGCGCCGACGACGCCGACGGTGAGCCGCGCGGGGCGGTCCTTGGGGTCTGGCTGTGGGGTTGTGTTCACTCGACGGCGGCCTTCCCGTTCCAGTCCGCTCCGGGTACCGGACGATTTCTCGTCATGTTAACGCGATCGGTTCGAGGGGCGTTCGGTTGTCCACAGGGTGTGCATTGCGGTGGACACCGCGCGGGTGCACGGGCGTACGGAAATCCGGGTGCCCGCCGGCACCCGCGCGCGGGATGATCCGGCCATGAATGACATGGCGGGACAGGGCGCGCAGGCGACCGGGCAACGGCCTGACGAGGACCGGCTGGACGAGGACGGGCCGAAAGCGGGCCGGCCTGACGAGGACCGGACTGTTGAGGACCGGAGGTCGCAGCTCCGTGAGCGGCGGCTGGCCGCACACCACGGCGCACGGCGCGTGTTCGCGCGCTTCGCCTTCCACAAGTCGCTCCGGGAGCGGCTGGCGGCACTGGACGGCGCGGCGGACCTGTACGACCTGGACGAGCGGTCCGACGTGTACGGCGACGGCGTCGTCGAGGCGCTGGAGACGAAGGTCGCCGCACTGCTCGGCACCGAGGCCGCCGCGTTCTTCCCGACGGGCACGATGGCCCAGCAGGTGGCACTGCGCTGCTGGGCGGGCCGGACCGGCAACCCGACCGTCGCCCTGCACGCGCTCAGCCATCCCGAGGTGCACGAGCGGAACGCGTTCAGCGAGGTCGGCGGCCTGCGGCCGGTGCGCGTGGCCAGCGAGCCGCGGCTGCCCACCGCCGCCGAGGTGCGCGACTTCGAGGAACCCTTCGGGGCGCTGATGCTGGAACTGCCCCTGAGGGACGCCGGTTTCGTGCTGCCCTCCTGGGAGGAGCTCACCGAGGTGGTGGCGGCAGCGCGGGAGCGGGACGCCGTGGTGCACTTCGACGGGGCCCGCCTGT from Streptomyces chartreusis NRRL 3882 harbors:
- the nadC gene encoding carboxylating nicotinate-nucleotide diphosphorylase, which gives rise to MSTPDLPLASSGGCGDGCACGADDEAYLECGLDPALAQLLADAGLDPVEVEDIANVALQEDLAHGVDVTTVATIPEDAVSTADFTAREAGVVAGLRVAEAVISVVCEEELEIERHAEDGDRVEAGQKLLSVTTRTRDLLTAERSALNILCRLSGIATATRAWADVLDGTKARVRDTRKTTPGLRSLEKYAVRCGGGVNHRMSLSDAALVKDNHVVAAGGVAQAFTAVRDRFPDVPIEVEVDTLHQLREVLDAGADLILLDNFTPGECEEAVALVQGRAALEASGRLTLDNAKAYADTGVDYLAVGALTHSSPILDIGLDLRPAE
- a CDS encoding L-aspartate oxidase, with product MTSTGIRLHAPAPGWSISADVVVVGSGVAGLTAALRCEAAGLTTVVVTKARLDDGSTRWAQGGIAAALGEGDTPDQHLDDTLVAGAGLCDEEAVRILVTEGPDAVRRLIETGAQFDESSEGGLELTREGGHHRRRIAHAGGDATGAEISRALVEAVRARGLRTVENALVLDLLTDAEGRTAGVTLHVMGEGQHDGVGAVHAPAVVLATGGMGQVFSATTNPSVSTGDGVALALRAGAEVSDLEFVQFHPTVLFLGPDAEGQQPLVSEAVRGEGAHLVDADGVRFMLGRHELAELAPRDIVAKGITRRMQEQDAEHMFLDARHFGADMWEHRFPTILAACRAHGIDPVTEPIPVAPAAHYASGGVRTDSRGRTTVPGLYACGEVACTGVHGANRLASNSLLEGLVYAERIAADIAASHAETGLHARVPQPLPYPETPEHPLLTPEARFTIQRIMTNGAGVLRSAESLAKAADQLQQLHTDARDALAENGKTAEAGVDTWEATNLLCVARVLVTAARLREETRGCHWREDRPERDDTTWRRHIVVRLNPDRTLAVHTTDTTHFPTTLPPKAPQEQ
- the panC gene encoding pantoate--beta-alanine ligase; the protein is MTTTLLSTAGELHARARAGRRAVVMTMGALHEGHATLIRTARALAGPDGEVVVTVFVNPLQFGAGEDLDRYPRTLDADVKLAGESGADVVFAPAVDEVYPGGEPQVRITAGPMGERLEGASRPGHFDGMLTVVAKLLHLTRPDVALYGQKDAQQLALIRRMVRDLNFGVEIVGVPTVREEDGLALSSRNRYLSPAERRTALALSSALFAGQDRHAAQEALRARAREVPATRARAEALSAIGESRAAADAHAVATAVPGGPAGVRAAARQVLDEAARLDPPLVLDYLALVDPSDFTEIGDDFTGEAVLAVAARVGTTRLIDNIPLTFGAAS
- a CDS encoding Rossmann-like and DUF2520 domain-containing protein; translated protein: MNTTPQPDPKDRPARLTVGVVGAGRVGPALAASLQLAGHRPVAVSAVSDVSRRRAAQLLPDVPVMPPAEVLQRAELVLLTVPDDALPELVAGLADTGSVRPGQLLVHTSGRYGARVLDPALRAGALPLALHPAMTFTGTPVDVQRLAGCSFGVTAPEELRLAAEALVIEMGGEPEWIAEENRPLYHAALALGANHLVTLVAQSLELLRSAGVAAPDRMLGPLLGAALDNALRSGDAALTGPVARGDAGTVAAHVTELRRHAPQAVDGYLAMARATADRALAHGLLKPELAEDLLGVLAHGTDGTEGDAR
- a CDS encoding threonine aldolase family protein, which produces MNDMAGQGAQATGQRPDEDRLDEDGPKAGRPDEDRTVEDRRSQLRERRLAAHHGARRVFARFAFHKSLRERLAALDGAADLYDLDERSDVYGDGVVEALETKVAALLGTEAAAFFPTGTMAQQVALRCWAGRTGNPTVALHALSHPEVHERNAFSEVGGLRPVRVASEPRLPTAAEVRDFEEPFGALMLELPLRDAGFVLPSWEELTEVVAAARERDAVVHFDGARLWESTVHFGRSLEEIAGLADSVYVSFYKSLDAFGGAALAGPRELVEEAKAWRHRYGGLVFQQFPTALSALLGLERQLPRLPEYVAHARVVATALREGFAAVGVPWARVHPEVPHTHDFQVWLPYDADVLSEAAVRTAEETGTVLFSFAWDRRGPGLAFTEVHVRSAGLEWTAEDVKSAVAEFVARLPGEVR